Proteins co-encoded in one Kutzneria chonburiensis genomic window:
- a CDS encoding CaiB/BaiF CoA transferase family protein, translated as MGALDGIRVIDLATVVMGPYATQILGDLGADVIKVEPPAGDMSRLTAPYRNEGMGSLALNVNRNKRAVAVDLKNPRGKQVFLDLVKTADVLVTNMRPGALHRLGLDYEQLAEVNPGLIYCNAQGFRSDSTLADRAAYDEIVQAASGTADLMRRATGTPTYMPTILGDKVSGLTIVYSVLAALVHKQRTGEGQRVEVPMTDTMLAFNLVEHLAGRTFEPAAGLMGFSRSLSPGHRAVRTKDGWACILPYSRRNIDDFFAEVGHPEHLEDPRFADSASLAANFDAFYDLIETYAAQRTTAEWEATCARLSIPFAPVLDLDDVTEDPYVKAMGLLECAEHPTEGTYRVIGSPVRFSATPASVRRHAPRLGQDNDEVLSELGYSEDDRRELAEAGVTVRR; from the coding sequence ATGGGGGCTCTGGACGGCATCAGGGTGATCGACCTCGCGACGGTGGTCATGGGCCCGTACGCCACGCAGATCCTCGGCGACCTGGGCGCCGACGTGATCAAGGTGGAGCCGCCGGCCGGCGACATGAGCCGGCTGACCGCCCCGTACCGCAACGAGGGCATGGGCTCGCTGGCCCTCAACGTCAACCGCAACAAGCGGGCGGTCGCCGTCGACCTGAAGAACCCGCGCGGCAAGCAGGTCTTCCTCGACCTGGTGAAGACGGCCGACGTGCTGGTGACCAACATGCGCCCCGGCGCGCTGCACCGGCTGGGCCTGGACTACGAGCAGCTGGCCGAGGTGAATCCGGGCCTGATCTACTGCAACGCCCAGGGTTTCCGCAGCGACTCGACGCTGGCCGACCGCGCCGCCTACGACGAGATCGTGCAGGCCGCGTCCGGCACGGCCGATCTGATGCGCCGCGCCACCGGCACGCCGACGTACATGCCGACGATTCTCGGCGACAAGGTCAGTGGACTGACTATTGTCTACAGTGTTCTGGCGGCACTGGTGCACAAGCAGCGCACCGGCGAAGGCCAGCGCGTCGAGGTGCCGATGACCGACACCATGCTGGCGTTCAACCTGGTCGAGCACCTCGCCGGCCGCACGTTCGAACCGGCCGCCGGCCTGATGGGCTTCTCCCGCAGCCTGTCCCCAGGCCACCGCGCGGTCCGCACGAAGGACGGCTGGGCCTGCATCCTCCCGTACAGCCGCCGCAACATCGACGACTTCTTCGCCGAGGTCGGCCACCCCGAACACCTCGAGGACCCGCGTTTCGCCGATTCGGCCAGTCTGGCGGCCAACTTCGACGCCTTCTACGACCTGATCGAGACGTACGCGGCGCAGCGGACGACCGCCGAATGGGAGGCGACCTGCGCCCGGCTGAGCATCCCGTTCGCGCCGGTGCTGGACCTGGACGACGTGACCGAGGACCCCTACGTCAAGGCCATGGGCCTGCTGGAATGCGCGGAACACCCGACCGAGGGCACCTATCGGGTGATCGGTTCCCCCGTGCGGTTCTCGGCCACGCCTGCGAGTGTGCGCAGGCACGCGCCGCGATTGGGGCAGGACAACGACGAGGTGCTGAGCGAGCTCGGGTACTCCGAGGACGACCGTCGTGAGCTGGCCGAGGCCGGCGTCACGGTGAGGAGGTAA
- a CDS encoding carbohydrate-binding module family 20 domain-containing protein: MTTTLHWGRVVIVATLLALLSPTPSAVAAPPGGGHDVIANLFEWPWTSVGSECTTVLGPKGYGGVQVSPPEESVTVAGHPWWEVYQPVSYQLTSRMGNRQQFAAMVSSCHAAGVKVYADAVINHMTGQGNTGYGGTTFPDKYDYPGRYSSADFHHYPNPCPESDGQIHNYGVQADVQECELVGLADLYTEHDNVRTSIAGYLNDLLSLGVDGFRVDAAKHINPADIAGIEAKLTKPAYLYQEVIYGAGEAVQPQQYEGTGDLLEFRYGTNLKAKFNGGNIADLATFGQSWGMEPSAKAVVFVDNHDTQRNGSTLSYKDGAVYRLATVFGLAWNYGTPNVMSSFDFANNDQSPPSAANGMVSAVSCGSGWECEHRQRYAANMVGFHNAVAGTGVGNWWSDGSNQIAFSRGGNGFVAINKEGGTLARTFVTGLPAGNYCDVLHGDVANGTCTGPVITVDGNGNAAITVGGMDAVAIHAGSKVTGSHVQVTFTENATTSWGQNVYVVGSIPALGRWNTANAIALSSAGYPAWTATTSLPVNTAFQYKYVKKNSDGTVTWESDPNRSASTGTGPLNLSDSWR, from the coding sequence ATGACAACCACGTTGCACTGGGGCCGCGTGGTGATTGTGGCTACCCTGCTGGCCCTGCTGAGCCCGACACCTTCTGCCGTCGCCGCCCCGCCCGGCGGCGGGCACGACGTGATCGCGAACCTGTTCGAGTGGCCGTGGACCTCGGTCGGCTCCGAGTGCACGACTGTGCTGGGGCCCAAGGGATACGGCGGTGTCCAGGTGTCGCCGCCGGAGGAGTCGGTGACGGTGGCCGGCCATCCGTGGTGGGAGGTGTACCAGCCGGTCAGCTATCAGCTGACCAGCCGGATGGGCAACCGCCAGCAGTTCGCCGCGATGGTCAGCTCCTGCCACGCGGCCGGTGTGAAGGTCTACGCCGACGCGGTGATCAACCACATGACCGGCCAGGGCAACACGGGGTACGGCGGCACGACTTTCCCGGACAAGTACGACTATCCGGGCCGGTACTCGTCGGCCGACTTCCATCACTACCCGAATCCCTGCCCGGAGTCGGACGGCCAGATCCACAACTACGGGGTGCAGGCCGACGTTCAAGAGTGCGAGCTGGTCGGGCTGGCTGATCTCTACACCGAGCACGACAACGTCCGCACCTCCATTGCCGGCTACCTGAACGACCTGCTTTCCCTTGGCGTGGACGGGTTCCGGGTCGACGCGGCCAAGCACATCAACCCGGCCGACATCGCCGGCATCGAGGCCAAGCTGACCAAACCGGCCTACCTGTACCAAGAGGTGATCTACGGTGCCGGCGAGGCGGTGCAGCCGCAGCAGTACGAAGGCACCGGCGATCTGCTGGAATTCCGCTACGGCACCAATCTCAAGGCCAAGTTCAACGGCGGCAACATCGCCGATCTGGCGACCTTCGGCCAGTCGTGGGGCATGGAGCCGAGCGCCAAGGCGGTCGTGTTCGTGGACAACCATGACACGCAACGCAACGGCAGCACACTGTCCTACAAGGACGGTGCGGTCTACCGGCTGGCCACGGTGTTCGGCCTGGCCTGGAACTACGGCACGCCGAACGTCATGTCCAGCTTCGACTTCGCCAACAACGACCAGTCGCCGCCGAGCGCCGCCAACGGCATGGTCTCGGCGGTCAGCTGTGGCAGCGGCTGGGAATGCGAGCACCGACAACGGTATGCGGCGAACATGGTCGGCTTCCACAATGCGGTCGCCGGCACGGGAGTCGGCAACTGGTGGTCGGACGGCAGCAACCAGATCGCGTTCAGCCGGGGCGGCAACGGCTTCGTGGCGATCAACAAGGAAGGCGGCACCCTCGCCCGGACGTTCGTGACCGGCCTGCCCGCCGGCAACTACTGCGACGTGCTGCACGGCGATGTCGCCAACGGGACCTGCACCGGCCCGGTAATCACAGTTGACGGCAACGGAAACGCGGCGATCACGGTCGGCGGCATGGACGCCGTGGCCATTCATGCCGGCTCCAAGGTCACCGGCAGCCACGTCCAGGTGACGTTCACCGAAAACGCCACCACGAGCTGGGGCCAGAACGTCTATGTGGTCGGCTCCATCCCGGCGCTGGGCCGCTGGAACACGGCCAACGCCATCGCCCTGTCCTCGGCCGGTTACCCGGCCTGGACCGCGACGACCTCGCTGCCGGTGAACACGGCCTTCCAGTACAAGTACGTCAAGAAGAACTCCGACGGAACGGTCACGTGGGAAAGCGATCCGAACCGGTCGGCGTCGACCGGAACGGGACCGTTGAACCTCTCTGACAGTTGGCGTTGA
- the aspS gene encoding aspartate--tRNA ligase, with the protein MMRTHEAGTLRAEQAGQSVTLTGWVARRRDHGGVIFIDLRDASGVAQVVFREGEMAERAHRLRAEYCLKVTGEVVRRPEGNDNPDIATGQIEVTVTEFDVLSEAAPLPFQLDDNLEVGEEARLRHRYLDLRRSGPAKAIRMRSHASRIARRVLDDRDFVEIETPTLTRSTPEGARDFLVPARLAPGSWYALPQSPQLFKQLLMVAGMERYYQIARCYRDEDFRADRQPEFTQLDIEMSFVEQDDVIELGEAVVKALWSELAGHTIEGPIARMSYADAMARYGTDKPDLRFDLQLTELTDYFKDTPFRVFKAPYVGAVVMPGGADQPRRTLDAWQDWAKQRGARGLAYVLVAEDGTLGGPVAKNLSDAEREGLAKAVGANAGDCIFFAAGDPSDARALLGAARLEIGRRVGLIDESAWSFVWVVDAPLFESVDKIGDDVAVGSGKWTAVHHAFTSPTPEWIDRFEEDPGKALAYAYDIVCNGNEIGGGSIRIHRPDVQKRVFAIMGLGEAEAEEKFGFLLEAFKYGAPPHGGIAFGWDRIVMLLSGADSIREVIAFPKSGGGYDPLTAAPAPITAQQRKEAGVDAKPAVKGEQAKG; encoded by the coding sequence GTGATGCGCACGCACGAGGCCGGGACGCTCCGGGCCGAGCAGGCCGGGCAGTCCGTCACCCTGACCGGGTGGGTGGCGCGCCGGCGCGATCACGGCGGCGTCATCTTCATCGACCTGCGGGACGCCTCCGGCGTGGCCCAGGTCGTGTTCCGCGAGGGCGAGATGGCCGAGCGCGCCCACCGGCTGCGCGCCGAGTACTGCCTCAAGGTCACCGGCGAGGTCGTGCGCCGCCCCGAGGGCAACGACAACCCGGACATCGCCACCGGCCAGATCGAGGTCACGGTCACCGAGTTCGACGTCCTCTCCGAGGCCGCGCCGCTGCCGTTCCAGCTCGACGACAACCTGGAGGTCGGCGAGGAGGCGCGGCTGCGCCACCGCTACCTCGACCTGCGCCGCAGCGGCCCGGCCAAGGCCATCCGGATGCGCAGCCACGCCAGCCGGATCGCCCGCCGCGTGCTGGACGACCGCGACTTCGTCGAGATCGAGACGCCCACGCTCACCCGCTCCACCCCCGAGGGCGCGCGCGACTTCCTGGTGCCGGCCCGCCTGGCCCCCGGCTCCTGGTACGCCCTGCCGCAGTCGCCCCAGCTGTTCAAGCAGCTGCTGATGGTCGCCGGCATGGAGCGCTACTACCAGATCGCCCGCTGCTACCGGGACGAGGACTTCCGGGCCGACCGCCAGCCCGAGTTCACGCAGCTCGACATCGAGATGAGCTTCGTCGAGCAGGACGACGTCATCGAGCTCGGCGAGGCCGTGGTCAAGGCGCTGTGGAGCGAGCTGGCCGGCCACACCATCGAGGGCCCGATCGCCCGCATGTCCTACGCCGACGCGATGGCCCGCTACGGCACCGACAAGCCGGACCTGCGCTTCGACCTCCAGCTCACCGAGCTCACCGACTACTTCAAGGACACCCCGTTCCGGGTGTTCAAGGCCCCGTACGTCGGCGCGGTGGTCATGCCCGGCGGCGCCGACCAGCCCCGCCGCACCCTGGACGCCTGGCAGGACTGGGCCAAGCAGCGCGGCGCCAGGGGCCTGGCCTACGTGCTCGTCGCCGAGGACGGCACGCTCGGCGGCCCGGTGGCCAAGAACCTGTCCGACGCCGAGCGCGAGGGCCTGGCCAAGGCCGTCGGCGCCAACGCGGGCGACTGCATCTTCTTCGCCGCCGGCGACCCGTCCGACGCCCGTGCCCTGCTCGGCGCGGCGCGGCTGGAGATCGGCCGCCGCGTCGGCCTGATCGACGAGTCGGCCTGGTCGTTCGTCTGGGTCGTCGACGCCCCGTTGTTCGAGTCGGTCGACAAGATCGGCGACGACGTGGCCGTCGGCAGCGGCAAGTGGACCGCGGTGCACCACGCCTTCACCTCGCCGACGCCGGAGTGGATCGACCGGTTCGAGGAGGACCCGGGCAAGGCCCTGGCCTACGCCTACGACATCGTCTGCAACGGCAACGAGATCGGTGGCGGGTCCATCCGTATCCACCGCCCGGACGTGCAGAAGCGGGTGTTCGCGATCATGGGCCTCGGCGAGGCCGAGGCCGAGGAGAAGTTCGGCTTCCTGCTCGAGGCGTTCAAGTACGGCGCCCCGCCGCACGGCGGCATCGCCTTCGGCTGGGACCGCATCGTCATGCTGCTGTCCGGCGCGGACTCGATCCGCGAGGTGATCGCCTTCCCGAAGTCCGGCGGCGGCTACGACCCCCTGACCGCCGCGCCCGCGCCGATCACCGCGCAGCAGCGCAAGGAGGCCGGGGTAGACGCCAAGCCGGCCGTGAAGGGCGAGCAGGCCAAGGGCTGA
- a CDS encoding glycoside hydrolase family 18 protein → MAVFGKRRLMAGAAALVGLVAASLVGAAPASTAAPAAGSTMVGYFTNWGIYDRGYQVKNLETSGTAAKLNVINYAFGSTANGQCSLTDAYADYQKVFDAGSSVDGKADTGPLYGNFGQLRKLKKMHPGLKVVFSVGGWTLSSGFTQAAQNPTAFANSCYSMVKDSRWADVFDGIDIDWEYPNACGLSCDSSGAAAFKKVVSAVRSKFGSGALVTAAITADGTSGGKIDAADYAGAAASVNWYNVMTYDYFGAFNPTGPTAPHSPLTSYSGIPTANFFADAAIQKLKGKGIASSKLLLGIGFYGRGWTGVTQATPGGKATGAAPGKYEAGIQDYKLLKTSCPSTGTIAGTAYAKCGSQWWSYDTVSTVKGKMSYAKSQGLGGAFFWSADGDTSNGELASAMRGGLG, encoded by the coding sequence ATGGCAGTGTTCGGAAAGCGGCGGCTGATGGCCGGCGCCGCCGCGTTGGTCGGCCTGGTCGCCGCCTCGCTCGTCGGCGCCGCGCCCGCATCGACGGCCGCCCCCGCCGCGGGTTCGACGATGGTCGGCTACTTCACCAACTGGGGCATCTACGACCGTGGCTACCAGGTGAAGAACCTGGAGACCAGCGGCACCGCGGCCAAGCTGAACGTGATCAACTACGCGTTCGGCAGCACGGCCAACGGGCAGTGCTCGCTGACCGACGCGTACGCCGACTACCAGAAGGTGTTCGACGCCGGCAGCAGCGTGGACGGCAAGGCCGACACCGGGCCGCTGTACGGCAACTTCGGGCAGCTGCGCAAGCTGAAGAAGATGCACCCCGGGCTCAAGGTGGTGTTCTCGGTCGGCGGCTGGACCCTGTCCAGCGGCTTCACCCAGGCCGCCCAGAACCCGACCGCCTTCGCCAACTCGTGCTACAGCATGGTCAAGGACTCGCGGTGGGCCGATGTCTTCGACGGCATCGACATCGACTGGGAGTACCCGAACGCGTGCGGCCTCAGCTGTGACAGCAGCGGCGCGGCGGCGTTCAAGAAGGTCGTCTCGGCCGTCCGGTCCAAGTTCGGCTCCGGCGCCCTGGTGACCGCCGCGATCACCGCCGACGGCACCAGCGGCGGCAAGATCGACGCCGCCGACTACGCCGGCGCGGCTGCCTCCGTGAACTGGTACAACGTCATGACCTACGACTACTTCGGCGCCTTCAACCCCACCGGTCCCACCGCGCCGCACTCCCCGTTGACCAGCTACAGCGGCATCCCGACGGCCAACTTCTTCGCCGACGCCGCCATCCAGAAGCTCAAGGGCAAGGGCATCGCGTCGTCCAAGCTGCTGCTGGGCATCGGCTTCTACGGCCGTGGCTGGACCGGCGTCACGCAGGCCACCCCCGGCGGCAAGGCCACCGGCGCCGCGCCCGGCAAGTACGAGGCCGGTATCCAGGACTACAAGCTGCTCAAGACGTCCTGCCCGTCCACCGGCACCATCGCCGGCACCGCGTACGCCAAGTGCGGCAGCCAGTGGTGGAGCTACGACACCGTGTCGACCGTCAAGGGCAAGATGAGCTACGCCAAGAGCCAGGGCCTCGGCGGCGCCTTCTTCTGGTCCGCCGACGGTGACACCTCCAACGGCGAGCTCGCCTCCGCGATGCGCGGCGGCCTGGGCTGA
- a CDS encoding lanthionine synthetase LanC family protein produces the protein MRRGDVGPDGRAVAVGAGESVPLGGWCGDAAGVGSFLVRAWLATGDERYRKVADAAAAAVRADQWTMATASCHGVVENVEFLLDMAEATGDARHRDWAFKTIGRLAWPDDAALPVLVAALVRMVVPGAERLWMPPLRPADL, from the coding sequence GTGCGACGGGGCGATGTGGGACCGGACGGCCGCGCGGTGGCCGTCGGGGCCGGGGAGAGCGTGCCGCTGGGCGGCTGGTGCGGCGACGCCGCCGGTGTCGGCAGCTTCCTGGTCCGAGCCTGGCTCGCCACCGGCGACGAGCGTTACCGCAAGGTCGCCGACGCCGCCGCGGCGGCGGTGCGGGCCGACCAGTGGACCATGGCCACCGCTTCCTGCCACGGCGTGGTGGAGAACGTCGAGTTTCTCCTCGACATGGCCGAAGCCACCGGGGATGCCCGGCACCGCGACTGGGCGTTCAAGACGATCGGCCGGCTGGCCTGGCCGGACGACGCCGCCCTGCCGGTGTTGGTGGCGGCCTTGGTACGCATGGTCGTGCCGGGCGCCGAGCGGCTGTGGATGCCGCCGCTGCGCCCGGCCGACCTCTGA
- a CDS encoding acyl-CoA dehydrogenase family protein, which yields MSGDFYDFQGLLTDEEKAIVEKTREFLRTEVAPIANESWADAEFPHQIVKGFAELDIAGLAYRGARSLLTGFLALEMNRVDPSIATFFGVHSGLAMGSINRCGSDEQKQRWLPAMARMEKIGAFALTEPNGGSDVAGGLQTTARRDGDDWILNGAKRWIGNATFADLVIVWARDEADNKVKGFVVEKGTPGFTATKIEHKMALRTVQNADITLTDCRVPEANRLQNAHGFRDTADILRQTRGGVAWQSVGVMMGAYDLALAYAKERKQFGKPIAGFQLVQDLLVKMLGNVTASLGMVVRLAQLQDEGVYRDEHSSLAKAFCTSRMREAVGWAREILGGNGIVLDYHVGRFVADAEAVYSYEGTREINSLVTGRAITGLSAFV from the coding sequence ATGTCCGGTGACTTCTACGACTTCCAGGGCCTGCTCACCGACGAGGAGAAGGCGATCGTCGAGAAGACGCGGGAGTTCCTGCGCACCGAGGTCGCGCCGATCGCCAACGAGTCCTGGGCCGACGCCGAGTTCCCGCACCAGATCGTGAAGGGCTTCGCCGAGCTGGACATCGCCGGCCTGGCCTACCGCGGCGCCCGCAGCCTGCTCACCGGTTTCCTGGCGCTGGAGATGAACCGGGTCGACCCGTCCATCGCCACCTTCTTCGGCGTCCACAGTGGACTGGCCATGGGCAGCATCAACCGCTGCGGCTCCGACGAGCAGAAGCAGCGCTGGCTACCGGCGATGGCCCGGATGGAGAAGATCGGCGCCTTCGCGCTGACCGAGCCCAACGGCGGCTCGGACGTGGCCGGCGGCCTGCAGACCACGGCCCGGCGCGACGGTGACGACTGGATCCTCAACGGGGCCAAGCGCTGGATCGGCAACGCCACCTTCGCCGACCTGGTGATCGTGTGGGCCCGCGACGAGGCCGACAACAAGGTCAAGGGTTTTGTGGTGGAGAAGGGCACGCCCGGATTCACCGCCACCAAGATCGAGCACAAGATGGCCCTGCGGACCGTGCAGAATGCCGACATCACCCTGACCGATTGCCGTGTGCCGGAAGCGAATCGCCTCCAGAACGCGCACGGTTTCCGGGACACCGCGGACATTCTGCGGCAGACCCGCGGCGGCGTGGCCTGGCAGTCGGTCGGCGTGATGATGGGCGCCTACGATCTCGCGCTGGCCTATGCCAAGGAGCGCAAGCAGTTCGGCAAGCCCATCGCCGGCTTCCAGCTCGTGCAGGACCTGCTGGTCAAGATGCTGGGCAACGTCACGGCGTCGCTGGGCATGGTCGTCCGGCTGGCCCAGCTCCAGGACGAGGGCGTCTACCGGGACGAGCACTCCTCGCTGGCCAAGGCGTTCTGCACGTCACGGATGCGCGAGGCGGTCGGCTGGGCCCGGGAGATCCTGGGCGGCAACGGGATCGTGCTCGACTACCACGTCGGCCGGTTCGTCGCCGACGCCGAGGCGGTGTACTCGTACGAGGGCACGCGGGAGATCAACTCGCTGGTCACCGGCCGGGCGATCACCGGCCTGAGCGCCTTCGTGTAG
- a CDS encoding IclR family transcriptional regulator, giving the protein MAELRPHHRAVDRIAEILEAVVTEPSGLTLTQLALRLEAPVSSVQKLVNGLVAVGYLEEDDKRFRLGAAPYLLAMRSGQRLVSTVGHSDLVDLHTRSGLSAVLAVRTGDTSVYADWAGTDDPFNYLTVQQLRTPLPETAVGRILLAFTPDRERHSLVSARYPSDPSAALALLTELSSIREAGYTMGDSGPMLRGIASVAAPVWEQGLVVGAVALAGPHDKAVDRLPELVNLLLDALHKFSRRRVN; this is encoded by the coding sequence GTGGCCGAGCTCCGTCCGCACCACCGGGCCGTGGACCGGATCGCCGAGATCCTCGAGGCCGTCGTCACCGAGCCGTCCGGTCTCACCCTCACCCAGCTCGCGTTGCGTCTCGAAGCCCCCGTGTCTTCCGTGCAGAAGCTCGTCAACGGCCTCGTCGCCGTCGGCTACCTCGAGGAGGACGACAAACGCTTCCGCCTCGGCGCCGCGCCCTACCTCTTGGCCATGCGCTCCGGCCAGCGGCTCGTCTCCACCGTCGGGCACTCCGATCTTGTCGACCTACACACTCGCAGCGGTCTCAGCGCCGTGCTCGCCGTGCGTACCGGCGACACCTCCGTCTACGCCGATTGGGCCGGCACCGACGATCCCTTCAACTACCTCACCGTTCAACAGCTCCGCACCCCGTTGCCCGAGACCGCCGTCGGTCGCATCCTGTTGGCCTTCACGCCCGACCGTGAACGCCACTCCCTCGTCTCCGCCCGCTATCCTTCCGACCCCTCCGCCGCTTTGGCGTTGTTGACCGAGCTCAGCTCCATCCGCGAGGCCGGCTACACCATGGGCGACAGCGGCCCCATGCTCCGTGGCATCGCCTCCGTGGCCGCCCCGGTGTGGGAGCAGGGTTTGGTGGTCGGGGCCGTCGCTTTGGCCGGCCCCCACGACAAAGCCGTCGACCGCCTCCCCGAGCTCGTCAACCTCCTCCTCGACGCCCTGCACAAGTTCAGCCGGCGGCGGGTGAACTGA
- a CDS encoding 3-hydroxyacyl-CoA dehydrogenase NAD-binding domain-containing protein: MTVAVVGAGTIGLSWTTLMLAKGHTVRVTDPRPDLAQAVRDAVREFAPTVPGFTGDVEELLSRVEIVGSVEQAVDGVQAVQENGPERLEFKQDLFATIEKAAPADALILSSTSGLTPSSMSSKMADPARLVVGHPFNPPHLIPLVELVGASADEVARAKEFYLSLGKVPVVVHQEVRGHVANRLQRVLFEECVNLVEQGVVSMTELDDIVTNSVGVRWATVGPFLAFHLGGGPGGLRHMMSHLMPYIPVDVQARLADQAETVYPLADNEKRAAERDRQQLEIIALKERDDDVR, from the coding sequence ATGACTGTGGCAGTTGTCGGCGCCGGCACCATCGGCCTGTCGTGGACGACCCTGATGCTGGCCAAGGGACACACCGTGCGGGTCACGGACCCCCGTCCCGATCTGGCGCAGGCCGTACGCGACGCGGTGCGCGAATTCGCCCCGACCGTCCCGGGTTTCACCGGTGACGTCGAGGAACTCCTGTCCCGGGTGGAGATCGTCGGCTCGGTCGAGCAAGCCGTCGACGGTGTCCAGGCGGTGCAGGAGAACGGGCCGGAGCGCCTGGAGTTCAAGCAGGATCTCTTTGCCACCATTGAGAAGGCCGCGCCGGCCGACGCGCTGATCCTGTCATCGACCTCGGGCCTGACGCCGTCCTCGATGTCGTCGAAGATGGCCGACCCGGCACGATTGGTGGTCGGCCACCCGTTCAACCCGCCGCACCTGATCCCGTTGGTGGAACTGGTCGGGGCCTCGGCGGACGAAGTGGCTCGTGCCAAGGAGTTCTACCTCTCGCTGGGCAAGGTTCCGGTGGTGGTGCACCAGGAGGTGCGCGGCCACGTCGCGAATCGCTTGCAGCGCGTGCTGTTCGAGGAGTGCGTGAACCTGGTCGAGCAGGGCGTGGTGTCGATGACCGAGCTGGACGACATCGTCACCAACTCGGTCGGTGTCCGGTGGGCCACGGTAGGCCCGTTCCTGGCGTTCCACCTCGGCGGCGGCCCGGGCGGGCTGCGACACATGATGTCCCACCTGATGCCCTACATCCCGGTCGACGTCCAGGCCCGGCTGGCCGACCAGGCCGAAACCGTTTATCCGTTGGCGGACAACGAGAAGCGCGCCGCCGAGCGCGACCGCCAACAGCTCGAGATCATTGCACTGAAGGAGCGTGACGACGATGTCCGGTGA
- a CDS encoding helix-turn-helix domain-containing protein — protein sequence MTAKELLAHPVRMRIVHALRGRELTTGRLCELLPDVSKAMVYRHVEALAAGGVIEVAEERRVRGAVERTYRLRQATIDTEDLTPDDYRRGFDLALATLLAEFTAYMDRDGVDPTADLVGFRQHAVWLSREELEELIAELRNVIVPRLGHEPSAERTRYLLSPILFPAAE from the coding sequence GTGACTGCCAAGGAGCTGCTGGCCCACCCGGTGCGGATGCGGATCGTGCATGCGTTGCGGGGCCGCGAGTTGACCACGGGGCGGCTGTGCGAGCTGCTGCCGGACGTGTCGAAGGCGATGGTGTACCGGCACGTCGAGGCACTGGCCGCCGGCGGCGTCATCGAGGTGGCCGAGGAGCGGCGGGTTCGCGGCGCGGTGGAGCGGACCTACCGGCTGCGCCAGGCGACCATCGACACCGAGGACCTGACACCGGACGACTACCGCCGCGGCTTCGACCTCGCCCTGGCCACGCTACTGGCGGAGTTCACGGCTTACATGGATCGCGACGGGGTCGACCCGACGGCTGATCTGGTCGGCTTCCGGCAGCATGCGGTGTGGTTGAGCCGGGAGGAGCTTGAGGAGCTGATCGCCGAGCTGCGCAACGTGATCGTGCCACGGCTGGGGCATGAGCCGAGTGCGGAGCGGACCCGCTACCTGTTGAGCCCCATCCTGTTTCCGGCTGCGGAATGA
- a CDS encoding acetoacetate decarboxylase produces the protein MKASEVARRLATPLTAPAWAPVRSRFTDREYLNIVYRTDPEALRAAVPEPLEFDEPLVRFEVMKMGDSTSFGPYTESGQVIPVRFGEERGEYLHAMYLDNVAATVAGREISAYPKSTGSPQLFAEAGALVGTLDYGSQRVATATMGYKHYPMDLDEAKAELTLPTYMVKIVPGYERAPRVCELVRTQITDITVKAAWTGPARLQLFQHVLAPLADLPVLEVVSASHIITDLTLSGVTPVFDYLKER, from the coding sequence GTGAAGGCATCGGAAGTCGCCCGTCGGCTCGCGACCCCGCTGACCGCGCCCGCGTGGGCCCCGGTCCGGTCGCGGTTCACCGACCGCGAGTACCTGAACATCGTCTACCGCACCGATCCCGAGGCGCTGCGGGCCGCGGTTCCCGAGCCGCTGGAGTTCGACGAGCCGCTGGTGCGCTTCGAGGTCATGAAGATGGGCGACAGCACCAGCTTCGGCCCGTACACCGAGTCCGGGCAGGTGATCCCGGTCCGCTTCGGCGAGGAGCGCGGCGAGTACCTGCACGCGATGTACCTGGACAACGTGGCCGCGACGGTGGCCGGCCGGGAGATCAGCGCGTACCCGAAGTCGACCGGCTCGCCGCAGCTGTTCGCCGAGGCCGGCGCCCTGGTGGGCACACTGGACTACGGCTCGCAGCGGGTGGCCACCGCGACCATGGGCTACAAGCACTACCCGATGGACCTGGACGAGGCCAAGGCCGAGCTGACCCTGCCCACGTACATGGTCAAGATCGTGCCGGGCTACGAGCGGGCGCCGCGGGTGTGCGAGCTGGTCCGCACGCAGATCACCGACATCACGGTGAAGGCGGCGTGGACCGGACCGGCCCGGCTGCAACTGTTCCAGCACGTGCTGGCCCCGCTGGCCGACCTGCCGGTGCTGGAGGTCGTCTCGGCCAGCCACATCATCACCGACCTGACGCTGTCCGGCGTCACCCCGGTGTTCGACTACCTCAAGGAGCGCTGA